CTCTTTTACGACCAATACGTCGTCAAAGCCGCCGAGCAAGGCATGGCGTTTTCGTGGCATCAGGATAGCGGTTATCTCGGTTTTCCGCACACGCCCTACGTCACCTGCTGGACGGCGGTGGACGACATGACACTCGCCAACGGCACGGCGCACGTGATGCCCTTTTCGCAAATCGGCATCCGCACGTTGGTCGAGCATGTGCACGATGAAACCACCGGCGACAAGGCCGGCTACTTTGGTGAAGCGTCCGGGGTGCCGGCGATTGTGCCCGCGGGCAGCGTGGTGGTGTTCAGCTCACTCAGTTTCCATCGCAGCGGTCCGAATACCACCAACCAAATGCGCCGCGCGTACGTCACCCAATATTCCCCGGAAATCCTTCGTCGCCCAAATGAAACCGAGCCGATGCACTTGGGCGTGCCTTTTTTGGAAAACGGCCACAGAATCCTAACGCAATGAACGCCTTCACCCGTCGACAATTTCTCGGAACCACCGCCACGGCAGCTGCCCTGCCCGCGATCGCGACCGCCGCGACGCCGAAGTTTCGGCTCCAGTACATTCTGTCTTCATCGATGTACGGCAAGCTGCCGCTCAAGGAGATCTTGCCGGAAGTCGCAAAAACCGACGCAGACACCATCGACATCTGGCCTGCCGTGCACGGCAATCAACGCGAACAAATCGAGGCCATGGGCCATGACGCCTTCGCCGCCATGCTGCGCCGGCACAAGACCGCGAAGGGCACCCTGCGAATGGGTTGCATCACTCGCTATGATCTCGGACCGTTCGGACTGCAAAAGGAAATGGCGTTCGCCAAAAAATTCGGCACCAAACTAATCGTCTGCGGCGGGCGCGGTCGCCGCAATCTGAAGGGCGCGGAGCTGAAAGCTGAGGTCAAACAATTCACCGAGCTAATGAAGCCGCACCTCGCCACGGCCGAAGCGGCGGGCGTAACCATCGCCATCGAGAATCATTCCAGCAATCTCATTAACACGCCCGACTCCCTCAAGTGGCTGGCCGAACTGGCGCCCTCACGACACCTCGGCATCGCGCTGGCCCCGTACCATCTCGAGAGCCTCGGCCTGGACGCCGCCGGACACGCCGCGCTCATCAAGACCCTCGGCAACCGCATCGCCATGTTCTACGCCTGGCAACACGGCATGGGCTGCTCCAAGAAATTGCCCAAGGAACAGGAACTCCTCCAAATGCCCGGCCGCGGCAAGCTCGACTTCACGCCCATTCTCGGCGCCCTCAAGGCCATCGGGTACAACGGCGTCACCAGCATCTTCATGCACCCCGTCCCCCGCGGCATCCCCATCCTCGACACCGCCGCCCAATGCACCACTGAAATTAACCGCGCGCGAACGTACTTGGAAAAGTGCCTCGCCATGGCGTAACCTTCCGGACTCATGAGCGACACCAAACCCAAAGTCCTGATCATCATCGGCGATGCCGCTGAGACGGTGGACACGATGTACCCCTACTTCCGCCTGATCGAGGGCGGCTACGAACCGGTGATTGCCGCGCCGGAGAAGCGCACCTACCAAATGGTGATGCACCAAAATAAACCCGGCTGGACCATCACCAAGGAATGGGAAGGCTACACGATGGATGCGGACATCGCCTTTGCCGACATCAAGCCCGAGGAGTATCTCGGCATCTTTTACAGTGGCGGCCGCGCGCCGGAATACATTCGCGAGGACGAGGATCTCCTCCGCATCACGCGTTATTTCTTTGAGAAAAATGCCCCCATCGCCAGCGTGTGTCACGGCGTGGAAATCCCCGCGCGCGCCGATTGCGTGAAAGGCCGGCGCATGGCCACCGTGCCCAAAGCAAAGTTTGATCTCGAAATCTGTGGCGGCACCTTCGTCGATGAACCCTGCGTGATCGACGGCAATCTCATTAGCGGCCGCACCTTCTGGGATCACGGCCATTACATGGGCCCGTGGATGAAACTCCTCGATGAAGCCCGCGCAAAACAATCAACTGAATAATGGCGCCTGGTCGGCAATTACACGGACTCGCAGGCTCGTCCCTCCAACGCGAAGGACTCCAATGGAGGGACGAGCCTGCGAGTCCGCGATGGTGGCCAAACCCTTTCTTCCCGCGATCATGATTCGTGGAGCATTCATCATCGCAATTTGCTTACCGTTGTTCGCGGTGGCGCAACCGGTGGTTCCCGGCTTTGACCGATTCCCGCGCGACACGCCGGCCGCGCAAATTGCCGCCGGCGAAGTGCTCATCACCGAACTCAATTGCGTCGCCTGCCATGCCGCCGACGAAGGCCAAGCTCACCGCTTTCAACGCCGGCCCGCGCCCACGCTGTTTACCACGCACAATCCCGGATCGGCCGGTTGGCTGCGGCATTGGTTGCTGGACCCGCAAAAGCTCAAGCCCGGCACGCTCATGCCCGATCTGCTTCACGGCTTGGACAAGGAAAATAAACCCCAAGCCGTAGACGCCCTTCGCCATTATTTGGTGACCCTTAATCCCGTCACGGGCCCGGAAGCGGCCATGATTGGCGACGGCCACAAAGGCAAGCAACTATACCGAACCCTCGGCTGCGCCCAGTGCCATGCGCCGGATGCTCTGGATAATAAACAGGACATTCCGTTGGGCAATGTGCGTTACAAATACGGGCATGCCCACCTCATCAAATTTCTGCGCGACCCACTGCACAGCCGACCGGCCGGTCGCATGCCGCGCACGCCCATGAGCGAAGAGGAAGCCGCTCACTTGTCGGTGTACCTCCGGCAACGCTCCGGGCCGTTGGATATGTATGGGCTTGCCCGTGGACCGGCCGCGTTGAAGTTGCGGGCCGAAGGCAAGCAGTTGGTTCAAACCCTGCGTTGCGCCAACTGCCACCAAATGCCAAAACAGAAAGACCAACCGGCCCAGTTAAATTTCTCCAAACCGCTCAGTGAACTCAATCCCACCCGCGGCTGCCTCGCGCCCCAGCCGGTGGCCGCCGTCCCGCAGTTTCATCTCAACGCCGCCCAACGCACCGCCATCACTGCCGCCCTGCGCGCCAAGGATGTTGCCCCGTCCCTGACCACGCACGTGCATCGGGAACTCCGCCTGTTCAACTGCACCGCTTGTCATGACCGCAAAGCATTCGGTGGACCGAATCCCCAACGTGACAATCTCTTTCACAGTCTTGGCGAAGATCTCGGCGACGAAGGCCGACTGCCGCCCACGCTCACCGGCGTCGGGGCCAAGCTCACGGAGTCCGCCCTGCACAAGGTCCTCCGGGGCGAAGGCGCTGTCCGGCCCTATCTCGCCACGCGCATGCCAGACTTTGGCGAGGCCAATGCCAAGCGGCTGACTCAAATACTAACGGCCGCCGACGCGCGGGCCAATGTGAAACCCACGCCGCGCCATGGCACCGAAAACAAGGTAGGCCGCAACAAATACGGCCGCGATTTGATGGGCGTGCAAGGGCTCAACTGCATCACCTGCCACCAACTCGCCGGCCACAAATCGCTCGGCATCCAAGCGCTCGACCTCGCC
This Limisphaerales bacterium DNA region includes the following protein-coding sequences:
- a CDS encoding DJ-1/PfpI family protein, producing the protein MSDTKPKVLIIIGDAAETVDTMYPYFRLIEGGYEPVIAAPEKRTYQMVMHQNKPGWTITKEWEGYTMDADIAFADIKPEEYLGIFYSGGRAPEYIREDEDLLRITRYFFEKNAPIASVCHGVEIPARADCVKGRRMATVPKAKFDLEICGGTFVDEPCVIDGNLISGRTFWDHGHYMGPWMKLLDEARAKQSTE
- a CDS encoding c-type cytochrome, which translates into the protein MIRGAFIIAICLPLFAVAQPVVPGFDRFPRDTPAAQIAAGEVLITELNCVACHAADEGQAHRFQRRPAPTLFTTHNPGSAGWLRHWLLDPQKLKPGTLMPDLLHGLDKENKPQAVDALRHYLVTLNPVTGPEAAMIGDGHKGKQLYRTLGCAQCHAPDALDNKQDIPLGNVRYKYGHAHLIKFLRDPLHSRPAGRMPRTPMSEEEAAHLSVYLRQRSGPLDMYGLARGPAALKLRAEGKQLVQTLRCANCHQMPKQKDQPAQLNFSKPLSELNPTRGCLAPQPVAAVPQFHLNAAQRTAITAALRAKDVAPSLTTHVHRELRLFNCTACHDRKAFGGPNPQRDNLFHSLGEDLGDEGRLPPTLTGVGAKLTESALHKVLRGEGAVRPYLATRMPDFGEANAKRLTQILTAADARANVKPTPRHGTENKVGRNKYGRDLMGVQGLNCITCHQLAGHKSLGIQALDLAHAPSRLRPEWFRDYLINPAAFRPGTRMPSFWPEGKAVSKIFGSNTERQIDSIWVYLNELEQTRLPEGLEKKGGFELKPDKQPIVFRTFMEGAGTHAIAIGFPAGVHAAFDSEAVGWTTLWRGKFLDAESTWDDRFTPLAKPLGTDLIKLPSGPAVAVYQDGKPWPKGELQFRGYRLAKNGTPTFLYRHGKIEITDTLTPQGKGMQRRMEFTGGEGELAVRLAVGEDFQTKKLGQWIVDKHFTVITPTVKMRTVGKQMELHAPVKLKANGKTVLEVELQW
- a CDS encoding sugar phosphate isomerase/epimerase produces the protein MNAFTRRQFLGTTATAAALPAIATAATPKFRLQYILSSSMYGKLPLKEILPEVAKTDADTIDIWPAVHGNQREQIEAMGHDAFAAMLRRHKTAKGTLRMGCITRYDLGPFGLQKEMAFAKKFGTKLIVCGGRGRRNLKGAELKAEVKQFTELMKPHLATAEAAGVTIAIENHSSNLINTPDSLKWLAELAPSRHLGIALAPYHLESLGLDAAGHAALIKTLGNRIAMFYAWQHGMGCSKKLPKEQELLQMPGRGKLDFTPILGALKAIGYNGVTSIFMHPVPRGIPILDTAAQCTTEINRARTYLEKCLAMA
- a CDS encoding phytanoyl-CoA dioxygenase family protein, with translation MPIITEEQQAQFREEGFFILERAVPEEQLKILREACDHLIEAMHAEMDRQGTDHVHISHRGKRYHIAKQYDHAPRLGEFVFSELMAEICRATLGDTAFLFYDQYVVKAAEQGMAFSWHQDSGYLGFPHTPYVTCWTAVDDMTLANGTAHVMPFSQIGIRTLVEHVHDETTGDKAGYFGEASGVPAIVPAGSVVVFSSLSFHRSGPNTTNQMRRAYVTQYSPEILRRPNETEPMHLGVPFLENGHRILTQ